The following proteins are encoded in a genomic region of Pseudoxanthomonas suwonensis 11-1:
- a CDS encoding polysaccharide deacetylase family protein: MSHPATLHRAPDRPYAWLAWLVASQLAVAVLWLAAGWRWGLPALLLSHAAFIVPVFLPRATLYAPAVSRLPGDERAVWLTIDDGPSDDTPAMLEALDRHGMRATFFLVGERARARPELVQEIVRRGHEVANHTWSHPQARFWALGPRAMADELERAQAALTELAGRPPRWFRAVAGHTNPFIAAPLCRLGLSRAAWSARGFDAVDGDVVRVLQRIQRGLAPGAIILLHEGAPHGKSVEILEAALCLLREQGYASVIPD, from the coding sequence ATGAGCCACCCGGCAACACTGCATCGCGCCCCGGATCGCCCCTACGCCTGGCTGGCCTGGCTGGTCGCCTCGCAGCTCGCGGTGGCCGTGCTGTGGCTCGCCGCAGGCTGGCGCTGGGGCCTGCCGGCCCTGCTGCTGTCGCATGCGGCCTTCATCGTCCCGGTGTTCCTGCCGCGGGCCACGCTCTACGCGCCGGCGGTCTCGCGCCTGCCCGGCGACGAGCGCGCGGTCTGGCTGACCATCGACGACGGTCCCTCCGACGACACCCCGGCCATGCTCGAGGCGCTGGACCGTCACGGCATGCGCGCCACCTTCTTCCTGGTCGGCGAGCGCGCCCGGGCGCGGCCGGAACTGGTGCAGGAGATCGTCCGCCGCGGCCACGAGGTCGCCAACCACACCTGGAGCCATCCCCAGGCCCGCTTCTGGGCCCTGGGTCCGCGTGCCATGGCCGACGAGCTGGAGCGCGCCCAGGCCGCGCTCACCGAACTGGCCGGGCGCCCGCCGCGCTGGTTCCGGGCCGTGGCCGGCCACACCAACCCCTTCATCGCCGCGCCGCTGTGCAGGCTGGGCCTGTCCCGCGCCGCCTGGAGCGCCCGCGGCTTCGATGCGGTGGATGGCGACGTGGTCCGGGTCCTGCAGCGCATCCAGCGCGGCCTGGCCCCCGGCGCGATCATCCTGCTGCATGAAGGCGCCCCGCACGGGAAGAGCGTCGAGATCCTCGAAGCCGCGCTGTGCCTGCTGCGCGAGCAGGGCTACGCGAGCGTTATTCCAGACTGA
- the grxD gene encoding Grx4 family monothiol glutaredoxin — MSLDPALRSRIESLLQANRVVLFMKGQPGMPQCGFSAKATGVLEDLGVEYAHVNVLADQEIREGIKVYGNWPTIPQLYIDGELVGGSDIIEQLAASGELSQILGLPAPDRTPPQVTVTEAAAAQLRGALASEPNAALALSIDARFQPRFQIVPRSDNAIAVETGGLRIQFDLASARRANGITIDWVDDFRGQGLAIDNPNAPKPVQPITPAEAERQVGTGELVLVDVRPPEERAIASLSVTHRTLDGDGRAALDALPKDTRLAFICHHGGRSAQAAEEFRGKGFTAVFNVEGGIDRWAQEVDGSIPRY; from the coding sequence ATGTCCCTGGATCCCGCCCTGCGTTCGCGCATCGAATCGCTGCTGCAAGCCAACCGCGTCGTGCTGTTCATGAAGGGCCAGCCCGGCATGCCGCAGTGCGGCTTCTCGGCCAAGGCCACCGGCGTGCTGGAAGACCTCGGCGTGGAGTACGCCCACGTCAACGTGCTGGCCGACCAGGAGATCCGCGAGGGCATCAAGGTCTACGGCAACTGGCCGACCATCCCGCAGCTGTACATCGACGGCGAGCTGGTCGGTGGTTCGGACATCATCGAGCAGCTGGCCGCCAGCGGCGAGCTGTCGCAGATCCTCGGCCTGCCGGCCCCGGACCGCACCCCGCCGCAGGTCACCGTGACCGAGGCCGCCGCCGCCCAGCTGCGTGGTGCCCTGGCCAGCGAGCCGAACGCGGCGCTGGCGCTGTCGATCGACGCGCGCTTCCAGCCGCGCTTCCAGATCGTGCCGCGCAGCGATAACGCGATCGCGGTGGAGACCGGTGGCCTGCGCATCCAGTTCGACCTGGCCAGCGCCCGCCGCGCCAACGGCATCACCATCGACTGGGTCGACGACTTCCGTGGCCAGGGCCTGGCCATCGACAACCCGAACGCGCCCAAGCCGGTGCAGCCGATCACCCCGGCCGAGGCAGAGCGCCAGGTCGGCACCGGCGAGCTGGTGCTGGTGGACGTGCGCCCGCCGGAAGAGCGAGCGATCGCCTCGCTGTCGGTGACCCACCGCACCCTGGATGGTGACGGCCGCGCCGCGCTGGACGCCCTGCCCAAGGACACCCGCCTGGCCTTCATCTGCCACCACGGTGGCCGCAGCGCGCAGGCGGCCGAGGAGTTCCGCGGCAAGGGCTTCACCGCGGTGTTCAATGTCGAAGGCGGCATCGACCGCTGGGCCCAGGAAGTGGACGGCAGCATCCCGCGCTACTGA
- a CDS encoding DUF924 family protein, translating to MTTADEAVGFWRKAGPGAWFAGDAAFDRECARFEQAHMAAARGEHEDWLQASDGALALMILLDQIPRNIYRGTGHAFATDGLARRYALRAIEAGHDQPVEPALRAFFYLPLEHAEDMGDQDYSVELFTALGDKTYLDYAIAHRDVIARFGRFPHRNQALGRVSTAEEQAWLDAGGGF from the coding sequence ATGACGACGGCAGATGAAGCGGTCGGGTTCTGGCGCAAGGCCGGCCCCGGCGCATGGTTCGCGGGCGATGCCGCCTTTGACCGGGAATGCGCGCGCTTCGAGCAGGCGCACATGGCCGCCGCGCGCGGCGAGCACGAGGACTGGCTGCAGGCCAGCGACGGCGCGCTGGCGCTGATGATCCTGCTCGACCAGATCCCGCGGAACATCTACCGCGGCACCGGCCACGCCTTCGCCACCGATGGCCTGGCGCGCCGCTACGCGCTGCGGGCGATCGAGGCCGGCCACGACCAGCCGGTCGAGCCGGCCCTGCGCGCGTTCTTCTACCTGCCGCTGGAACACGCCGAGGACATGGGCGACCAGGACTATTCGGTCGAGCTGTTCACCGCGCTGGGCGACAAGACCTACCTGGACTACGCCATCGCCCACCGCGACGTGATCGCGCGCTTCGGCCGCTTCCCGCACCGCAACCAGGCACTGGGGCGGGTGAGCACGGCGGAGGAGCAGGCCTGGCTGGATGCCGGCGGGGGGTTCTGA
- a CDS encoding 2-hydroxychromene-2-carboxylate isomerase, translating to MTPRWYFDFVSPFSYLHWQKMRPLVEAGRVEAVPIVFGAVLSARGVLGPAEIPHKREFIYRQALWQARREGVPLLFPPGHPFNPLPALRLCVAAGITPGSIDAIFNSIWRDGLDGSAASLTATAHGLGIRDMAAIESPQVKQRLRELTDSALETGVFGVPTLQVEGGLFWGNDSHDLMMAVMEEPGMLRSGPLADIGMLPLALERRR from the coding sequence ATGACCCCACGCTGGTACTTCGATTTCGTCTCGCCCTTCTCCTACCTGCACTGGCAGAAGATGCGCCCGCTGGTGGAGGCCGGCCGGGTCGAAGCCGTGCCGATCGTGTTCGGCGCGGTGCTGTCCGCGCGTGGCGTACTGGGCCCGGCCGAGATCCCGCACAAGCGCGAGTTCATCTACCGCCAGGCGCTGTGGCAGGCGCGGCGCGAGGGGGTGCCGCTGTTGTTCCCGCCGGGGCATCCGTTCAATCCGTTGCCGGCACTTCGGTTGTGCGTCGCAGCAGGAATCACCCCCGGATCGATCGATGCGATCTTCAATTCGATCTGGCGCGACGGCCTCGATGGCAGTGCCGCCTCGCTGACCGCGACCGCCCATGGCCTGGGCATCCGGGACATGGCCGCGATCGAGTCGCCGCAGGTCAAGCAACGCCTCCGCGAACTCACGGATTCCGCGCTGGAAACAGGGGTTTTTGGCGTTCCTACCCTGCAGGTCGAGGGCGGGCTGTTCTGGGGCAACGACAGCCACGACCTGATGATGGCGGTAATGGAGGAGCCGGGCATGCTCCGGTCCGGTCCGCTGGCCGACATCGGAATGTTACCGCTAGCTTTGGAACGCAGGCGTTGA
- a CDS encoding DegV family protein gives MRIGIVVDSACDLPASFIREHGIVVMPITVRIGNAVLEDHRDEEATLAFLHAHVAERGHEAETTPLSVERIRDLFLKQLVIDYDHVFCLTISRLRSQIHENATQASFAILNDYKPTRQAAGHNSPFALRVIDTLNCFAGQTITAVEAVRMRAAGVGVAQMRARLEELARNTCGFMIPRDLYYLRNRARMKGDRSVGLLSVALGSALDIKPVVRAFHGETEPVARIKGFETATEKMFEMACRRVRAGLMTPTVSVCYGGDMAELPGIPGYARLVDTCLDHGVEVFESMMSLTGMVNVGKGAVAVGFASTEHGFD, from the coding sequence ATGCGCATAGGAATCGTCGTGGATTCGGCCTGCGACCTGCCGGCCTCCTTCATCCGCGAGCACGGCATCGTGGTCATGCCAATCACGGTCCGGATCGGCAACGCGGTTCTTGAAGACCATCGCGACGAGGAAGCCACCCTCGCCTTCCTGCATGCACACGTCGCCGAGCGCGGGCACGAGGCCGAAACCACGCCGCTGAGCGTGGAGCGGATCCGCGACCTGTTCCTGAAGCAGCTGGTGATCGACTACGACCACGTGTTCTGCCTGACCATCTCGCGGCTGCGCAGCCAGATCCACGAGAACGCGACCCAGGCCAGCTTCGCGATCCTCAACGACTACAAGCCCACGCGCCAGGCCGCGGGGCACAATTCGCCGTTCGCGCTGCGGGTGATCGACACCCTCAACTGCTTCGCCGGCCAGACGATCACCGCGGTGGAAGCCGTGCGCATGCGCGCCGCCGGCGTGGGCGTGGCGCAGATGCGCGCGCGGCTGGAGGAGCTGGCCCGCAACACCTGCGGCTTCATGATCCCGCGCGACCTGTACTACCTGCGCAACCGCGCCCGCATGAAGGGCGACCGCAGCGTGGGCCTGCTCAGCGTCGCGCTGGGCAGCGCGCTGGACATCAAGCCGGTGGTCCGCGCCTTCCACGGCGAAACCGAACCGGTGGCGCGCATCAAGGGCTTCGAGACCGCCACCGAGAAGATGTTCGAGATGGCCTGCCGGCGCGTGCGCGCGGGCCTGATGACCCCGACGGTGAGCGTCTGCTATGGCGGCGACATGGCCGAACTGCCTGGCATCCCCGGCTACGCCCGCCTGGTCGACACCTGCCTGGACCACGGCGTGGAAGTGTTCGAGAGCATGATGAGCCTCACCGGCATGGTGAACGTGGGCAAGGGCGCGGTGGCGGTGGGCTTCGCCTCGACCGAGCACGGCTTCGACTGA